The DNA segment CCCAACGTAAAAAACGTTATCGCCGTGGCATCGGGCAAAGGCGGCGTCGGCAAGTCCACCACCTCAGTGAATTTGGCCTTGGCGTTGGCCGCCGAGGGTGCCAATGTCGGCATTCTCGATGCCGATATTTACGGGCCGAGCATTCCGACCATGCTGGGTTTGTCCGGTAAACCGGACAGCGAGGACGGCAAAATGCTGAAGCCGAAGGTCTCCTTCGGCATCCAGACCATGTCCATCGGTTATTTGGTCGATCCGGACCAACCTATGATCTGGCGCGGGCCGATGGTGACCGGCGCGCTACAGCAGTTGCTGACCCAAACTCAATGGGACAGCGTGGATTATCTGATTATCGACCTGCCGCCGGGTACCGGCGATATTCAACTGACGCTGGCGCAGCAGATTCCGGTCAGCGGAGCCGTGGTCGTCACCACGCCGCAGGACATCGCCTTGATCGACGCTCAGCGGGGTCTCGGGATGTTCGAAAAGGTGAATGTGCCGATTCTGGGTCTGGTTGAGAACATGAGCATGCACATCTGCAGCAATTGCGGACATGAGGAAGCGATTTTCGGCCAGGGCGGCGGCGTGGCGATGGCGGCGAAAAACAAAGTGGATATGCTTGGCGCGTTGCCCTTGGATATCCATATCCGGGAATATGCCGATAGCGGCCGACCATCGGTGGTGGCCGATCCGGACGGGCGGCCGGCGCAAATTTATAAGGCAATCGCCCGCAAAATGGCCGCCAAATTGGCAATGCGGACCAAGGATTACAGCGGCCGTTTTCCGAATATTGTGATTCAGAATACTTAAGCTGGTGTCAGGCCGGCTTGGCGACTTTGCCAATCCGGCCCGTTTTAGATCAAGACCAGATTATCGCGGTGGATCAGTTCGGCGTCGTCGGCGTAGCCGAGGAGCGCTTCGAATTCGCTACTGGCTTTGCCGGCAATTTTGGCGGCGTCTTCGGCGCCGTAATTGATCAGGCCGCGGGCGATTTCATTGCCTTGCAGGTCGTGGCAAGATACCAAATCGCCGCGCTTAAAGCTGCCATGCACGGCTTTGACGCCGACCGCCAGCAGGCTTTTGCCGGCTTCTTTCAGGATTTTGACGGCGCCGTCATCCAGGGTGACGCTGCCTTTGAGTTGCAATTGGCCGGCCAGCCATTGTTTGCGGGCCGCCAGCGGCGCGATGTTGGGGATCAGATAGGTGCCGAGTTCGGCGCCTTCGAATACCGCCGGAATCACGTTGTCGATCTTGCCCGAGACGATGACGGTGGCGGCGCCGGAACGCGCCGCCAGGCGAGCGGCGCGCACCTTGGTGTACATGCCGCCGCGGCCCAGGCCGCTGATGCTGCCGCCGGCCACGTCGTCGAGCAGGCTTTCGTTAACGCTGATTTCCGAAATTAGTTTGGCATCCGGATTCAGGCTGGGATTGGCATCGAACAAGCCGGTCTGGTCGGTCAGGATAATCAACAGGTCGGCTTCGACCAGGTTGGCAACCAGCGCGCCCAGGGTGTCGTTGTCGCCGAAGCGGATTTCTTCGGTGGCGACCGCGTCGTTCTCGTTAATCACCGGCACTACGCCGAATTGCAGCAGGGTCAGCAAGGTGCTGCGGGCGTTTAGATAACGCTGGCGGTCTGACAGGTCGTCGTGGGTCAGCAGTACTTGGGCGGCGAGCAGTTCGTGAAGCTGGAATTCGTCTTCGAAACGGCGCACCAGGCCCATTTGGCCGACGGAGGCGGCGGCTTGCAGTTCGTGCAGGGTTTTCGGGCGCGCTTTCAGTTTTAATCGCACCATGCCTTCGGCGACAGAGCCGGATGAGACTAACACCACGTCGACGCCGCGTTGTCTGAGTGCGGCCATTTGTGCGACCCAGTTGGCGATGGCGGGTTTGTTCAGGCCGCGGCCGCCGTCGGTAAGTAGGGAGCTGCCAATTTTGACGACGACGCGTTTGGTTTGGCAAAAATCAGAACGGCTCACTGGGCAACTCCTGTTGCGTATCTTCTGTGCGGGCTCTTTGTTGTTCCAGGAAATCCATGATGGCGTACATCAAGGCTTGGGTGCCCTGGTTTTTCAGGGCGGAAATTAGAAACACCGGCCCGGTCCAGCCCAGTTCGGCGACGATGCTTTGGCTGAGGGCTTCGACTTCGTCGTCCGGCACGTTATCGATTTTATTCAGCACCAGCCAGCGTGGCTTGTGCGCCAGTTCGTCGCTCCATTTTTCGACTTCGCGAATGATTTTGCGGGCGGCGCTGACCGGCGTTTCGTCGCTTTCGTAGGGTGCAATGTCGACCATGTGCAACAGCAGGCCGGTGCGGGACAAGTGTTTCAAAAACTGTAAGCCCAGGCCGGCGCCTTCGGCGGCGCCTTCAATGACGCCGGGGATGTCGGCGATGACGAAACTGCGCAAGTCGTCGACCCGAACTACGCCCAAATTGGGATGCAGCGTCGTGAACGGATAATCGGCGACTTTGGGTCTGGCCGATGACACGGTGCGAATCAGGCTGGATTTGCCGGCATTCGGCATGCCGAGTAAGCCAACGTCGGCGATGACCATCAATTCCAGGCGTAGCATGCGATGTTCGCCGGGGGAGCCTTTGCTGGTCTGTTGCGGGGCTCGATTGATGCTGCTTTTGAAGCGGGTGTTGCCCAGGCCATGAAAGCCGCCCTTGGCCACCAGCAATTGTTGGCCGGGTTTGGTCAGGTCGCCGATTTTCTCGCCGGTGTTGGCTTCGTAGACTATGGTTCCCGGCGGCACAGCGACGAAGCAGTCTTCGCCTTTTTTGCCGGTGCAGTCGCGGCTGCCGCCGTTTTCGCCGCGTTGGGCGCGGTGCACCGAGTGGTAGCGGAAGTCGACCAGAGTGTTGACGTTTTCAGTGGCGACCAGGTAAACGCTGCCGCCGTCGCCACCGTCACCGCCATCCGGGCCGCCCAAGGGGATGTATTTTTCGCGGCGGAACGAGGCTTTGCCGTTGCCGCCGTCGCCTGCTTCTACGCGGATTTCCGCTTCGTCAACAAATCTCATAATCTACCGGTATAAACAAAAAAGCCCCGCTATGAAACGAGGCTTTTTGGATCGAATGTGCCAAGGCACAATCGGGATTTACGCTGCTGCAATACTGACGTATTTGCGGTTTTGCGGGCCTTTTTCAACGAAAACCACTTTGCCGTCGGCCAATGCGAACAGGGTGTGGTCTTTGCCGATGCCGACGTTGTCGCCAGCGTGGAACTTGGTGCCGCGTTGGCGAACCAGGATGTTGCCAGCTTTTACGACTTGGCCGCCGAAACGTTTGACGCCCAGTCGTTGTGCGTTAGAGTCGCGACCGTTGCGGGTACTACCGCCTGCCTTCTTGTGAGCCATGTTTTATCCTCGGATAAGTTATGCCGAAATGCCGGTGATTTGCACTTCTGTGTAATATTGACGGTGCCCCATTTGTTTCATGTGGTGCTTACGTCTTCTGAATTTGATGATTCTGACTTTTTTGTGGCGGCCTTGAGAGACAACAGTCGCGGTCACTTTGCTGCCTTGAACAAAAGGCTGACCTACTTTTACAGAGTCGCCTGATTGCACCATCAGCACCTTGTCGAACTCTACGCTGTCGCCCGCGCCTAATTCGAGTTTTTCTATTTTTAAGGTAGTACCCTCTGCGACACGATACTGTTTACCACCTGTTTGAATTACCGCATACATCGGCGTAAGCTCCATCAAGCATAATCTGTTAAAAGTGAACAGCAGATTATATTTTTTCACAAGGCTTACGTCAAACCTAAATTCCTGATAGGAAGGTTGCGGCTCTTTCGCGTTGGTCGGGTACTATTGACACTACCTACGAATATTCATAGCATGACCGGCTATTTACGTCACGCGTCGACAGGCGATTAGCCCAATATTTCATGATAGCTAAAGTTTCTACGCCAGCTTCAGCCCCGATAGATTTCGATTCGATTAAAAATTTAACCACCGCCGAGACTCAGGCGGTTGACCGGTTGATTTTAAACGAACTGAGCTCCGATGTTGTGCTGATCAATCAAATCGGCCATTACATCATCGGTAACGGCGGCAAGCGGTTACGGCCGATGTTGCTGTTGCTGGCAGCAAAGGCTTTGGGACAGGTCGACGAGCGCCACTTGATACTGGCGGCCGTGATCGAATTCATTCACACCGCGACCTTGCTGCACGACGATGTGGTCGACGAGTCCGAGTTGCGGCGCGGTAAAGAATCCGCCAATGCGGTGTGGGGCAATGCAGCCAGCGTTTTGGTCGGCGACTATTTGTATTCCAGTGCGTTCGAAATGATGGTGCGGACCGACAACATGCGGGTGATGGCCATCATGTCCAAGACCACTACCGCAATCGCTGAAGGCGAGGTATTGCAGTTGTTGAACTGCAACAACCCGGAGACCAGCGAAGCCAAGTACCTGGAAGTGATTGCCCGCAAAACGGCGATTCTATTCAGCACGGCTACCCGATTGGCCGCCGTGGTTTCAGGCGCGGATGCAGCGACCGAAGAAGCCTTGGCGATTTACGGCCAGCAACTGGGTGTGGCGTTTCAGTTGATCGACGACGCCCTGGATTACAAGGCCAATAGTGAGGAGCTGGGTAAGAATCTTGGCGACGATCTGGCCGAGGGCAAACCGACCCTGCCGCTGATTTACGCCATCCAACACGGCGACCAGCGTCAGTCGCAAATCGTGGTCAATGCGATCCGGCAGGGTTCGCGCGAGGCGTTCAATGACGTGTACGAAGTCGTAAAAGCGACCAATGCGATCGAGTATACCGAGCAGTGTGCCGAACGCGCGGCTGGGCTGGCTATTGCCGCTCTGGAGTGTCTGCCGGATTCGGAATACAAACAAGCCCTCGAAGCGCTGGCGCACTTTTCGGTGCAACGTAGTCATTAACCCTCTTCGGCTTCTTCCGCCAGCGTCAGCAGTTGCTGGATGTTTTCCGTCAGCGTTGCGTACAACGTCTCCGACTTTTCCAGGAGCTGTTGAAAAAAAACGCCGATTTCACCTTCCTCCAGATTGGTCTGCGCGGCAAATATGCGCTCTTCCAGCAGGCTGATCGCGTCCATATCCACAAAATCCGCTAACCGGGCCAATTCCGGCGACTGAGCCAGCGTTGCCGCCGCTTCGGTTTTATGGGCGGCGGAAATCTGTTCGGCGATTTTAGCGGCGCAATCGCCAATTTGGCTGGCGGTTTCGAACAAGCCTTGTAGCAAATCCAAGTCTGCGCACAGAGCCTCCAATCGGTCTGCCGTGGTTTGGATGTCGGCCAATAAGCGTTTGCTGCGTTTTTTTATCGATTTCATCAGTTTGGTCCGGAAGCGTAAGTCTGCAATTTTGCGGCCAGGCCGCTGTGTCTGGTAACCCGGTGGTCGACGCAGGCATTGAAGATGGCTTGGTCGGCGCTGACCGCCACCGATTGCTTGGCGCGGGTGATCGCCGTGTACAACAGCTCCTTGCTCAGCACCGGATTCACGACATCCGGTAACGCAATCAAGATGTTTTCAAACTCCGAGCCTTGGCTTTTGTGGATCGTCATCGCGAATACTGTCTCCCAGGGCGGTAGCCGGGCCGGTAACACTTTACGGAATTGCTCGCCGCGCTGGAAAAATACCCGGAGCTGGCTGCCTTGTTCAGGGTCGCTCAAGCATAAGCCGATATCACCGTTGTACAATTGCATGCCGGCGTGGTTGGCGGTAATCATGACGGGTTTGCCGGCGTACCATGTCGAGCCGGGCCGGATTTTGCCCCGGTTTGCCAGCTCCAGTTCTACCCGCCGATTAATCTCGCCGACCGAGTTATGGCCGCGTTGATTGCTGCAAAGCACCCGAAAGCGGTTGAAGGCGGCGAAAATTTCAGTCGGGTCGCAGCCGTTCGGAATCGCCTGCAGGTATTCGGCATAATTTTCGATGATCCAATCGATCGGATCGCCGGTCAGGCGCCTAATCGGCGGGCTTGGCTCTTGCAGTAGTTGCCAGGCTTGATCCGCATCCTGGCAGTTCACGGCGACGGCGAGTTGTTTGATGCGGCCTTGAAACCGATGCGATTTTTGTAGTTCCACCGTGCGCTCGGCCAGGCCGGCGGCTAGGTCGGCCAAGACCGAGCCGGATTCGACCGAGGCCAGCTGGTCTTTATCGCCCAGTAAAATCAGACGCGATCCTGGTTTAAGCGCATCGACCAATTTGCTCATTAACGCCAGATCGACCATCGAGGTTTCGTCCACCACCACCACATCGTAAGGCAGCGGATTTTCGGCGTCGTGGCGGAAATATGGCGTCGGCGGCTTGGCGCCGAGCAGTCGGTGCAGCGTGTGGGCTTGTTCCGGAATTCGGTCTTTCAATTCGTCGACGCAAGCCAGGCCGGGTTTGTTGGCGACAATCGACTCTTGCAGGCGCATCGCGGCTTTGCCGGTGGGTGCGGCCAGGGCGATATGTAACGCTTGGCGACTGGTTTCCAGCAATAGGGCCAAA comes from the Methylomonas sp. EFPC3 genome and includes:
- the apbC gene encoding iron-sulfur cluster carrier protein ApbC, with the protein product MASIDKAVVENLLKSFIDPNVETDLVSAKSVKKIGVEGQDVSVSIELGYPAKSYQEELREALTRRLQALPDVGKVDVVVNVNIVSHSVQKTLKPLPNVKNVIAVASGKGGVGKSTTSVNLALALAAEGANVGILDADIYGPSIPTMLGLSGKPDSEDGKMLKPKVSFGIQTMSIGYLVDPDQPMIWRGPMVTGALQQLLTQTQWDSVDYLIIDLPPGTGDIQLTLAQQIPVSGAVVVTTPQDIALIDAQRGLGMFEKVNVPILGLVENMSMHICSNCGHEEAIFGQGGGVAMAAKNKVDMLGALPLDIHIREYADSGRPSVVADPDGRPAQIYKAIARKMAAKLAMRTKDYSGRFPNIVIQNT
- the proB gene encoding glutamate 5-kinase, translating into MSRSDFCQTKRVVVKIGSSLLTDGGRGLNKPAIANWVAQMAALRQRGVDVVLVSSGSVAEGMVRLKLKARPKTLHELQAAASVGQMGLVRRFEDEFQLHELLAAQVLLTHDDLSDRQRYLNARSTLLTLLQFGVVPVINENDAVATEEIRFGDNDTLGALVANLVEADLLIILTDQTGLFDANPSLNPDAKLISEISVNESLLDDVAGGSISGLGRGGMYTKVRAARLAARSGAATVIVSGKIDNVIPAVFEGAELGTYLIPNIAPLAARKQWLAGQLQLKGSVTLDDGAVKILKEAGKSLLAVGVKAVHGSFKRGDLVSCHDLQGNEIARGLINYGAEDAAKIAGKASSEFEALLGYADDAELIHRDNLVLI
- the cgtA gene encoding Obg family GTPase CgtA, coding for MRFVDEAEIRVEAGDGGNGKASFRREKYIPLGGPDGGDGGDGGSVYLVATENVNTLVDFRYHSVHRAQRGENGGSRDCTGKKGEDCFVAVPPGTIVYEANTGEKIGDLTKPGQQLLVAKGGFHGLGNTRFKSSINRAPQQTSKGSPGEHRMLRLELMVIADVGLLGMPNAGKSSLIRTVSSARPKVADYPFTTLHPNLGVVRVDDLRSFVIADIPGVIEGAAEGAGLGLQFLKHLSRTGLLLHMVDIAPYESDETPVSAARKIIREVEKWSDELAHKPRWLVLNKIDNVPDDEVEALSQSIVAELGWTGPVFLISALKNQGTQALMYAIMDFLEQQRARTEDTQQELPSEPF
- the rpmA gene encoding 50S ribosomal protein L27, which gives rise to MAHKKAGGSTRNGRDSNAQRLGVKRFGGQVVKAGNILVRQRGTKFHAGDNVGIGKDHTLFALADGKVVFVEKGPQNRKYVSIAAA
- the rplU gene encoding 50S ribosomal protein L21; its protein translation is MYAVIQTGGKQYRVAEGTTLKIEKLELGAGDSVEFDKVLMVQSGDSVKVGQPFVQGSKVTATVVSQGRHKKVRIIKFRRRKHHMKQMGHRQYYTEVQITGISA
- the ispB gene encoding octaprenyl diphosphate synthase; the encoded protein is MIAKVSTPASAPIDFDSIKNLTTAETQAVDRLILNELSSDVVLINQIGHYIIGNGGKRLRPMLLLLAAKALGQVDERHLILAAVIEFIHTATLLHDDVVDESELRRGKESANAVWGNAASVLVGDYLYSSAFEMMVRTDNMRVMAIMSKTTTAIAEGEVLQLLNCNNPETSEAKYLEVIARKTAILFSTATRLAAVVSGADAATEEALAIYGQQLGVAFQLIDDALDYKANSEELGKNLGDDLAEGKPTLPLIYAIQHGDQRQSQIVVNAIRQGSREAFNDVYEVVKATNAIEYTEQCAERAAGLAIAALECLPDSEYKQALEALAHFSVQRSH
- the recD gene encoding exodeoxyribonuclease V subunit alpha; protein product: MTDQPTFTDLDRGFARFLAERSRLSGAKKNRFEALLLQLSAQQGAGHSCIAIDAEDMAVVMASGLASTGKTTPLIAETERLYLHRYWHYEERLARQLAALARQKFDTGHLAASLDRYFPSQGDEIDWQKTAAQAAVSQALSIITGGPGTGKTTTVLKILALLLETSRQALHIALAAPTGKAAMRLQESIVANKPGLACVDELKDRIPEQAHTLHRLLGAKPPTPYFRHDAENPLPYDVVVVDETSMVDLALMSKLVDALKPGSRLILLGDKDQLASVESGSVLADLAAGLAERTVELQKSHRFQGRIKQLAVAVNCQDADQAWQLLQEPSPPIRRLTGDPIDWIIENYAEYLQAIPNGCDPTEIFAAFNRFRVLCSNQRGHNSVGEINRRVELELANRGKIRPGSTWYAGKPVMITANHAGMQLYNGDIGLCLSDPEQGSQLRVFFQRGEQFRKVLPARLPPWETVFAMTIHKSQGSEFENILIALPDVVNPVLSKELLYTAITRAKQSVAVSADQAIFNACVDHRVTRHSGLAAKLQTYASGPN